A genomic stretch from Ureibacillus composti includes:
- a CDS encoding MFS transporter has translation MRHEGKEQLWTKNFIMMSVVNFFITLIFFLLIITIASFAVEKYDASTSAAGFVSSIFVIGALFGRLFAGRVITSFGSKKTLFYGLFFFIALTLCYFIAMNMSLLIIIRLLHGLSLGVVTTATGTIIAQMIPNSRKGEGIGYYSMSGVLASSIGPFIGLLLIPTVYSFQAIFTLNAILSICCLLMYFFINLDDYEPAAKKLVEEPSKRFNWRNYIEPKAVPVSLVALIIGFSYSGVMSFLAFYIEEINLVKAGSLFFFIYSIVVLLSRPFTGPLMDRRGATIVIVPCLIIFALGMVLFSQASSGVLLLTSAILIGFGYGNFNSVAQALALKVTEKHRLGLATATYYILFDIGLGIGPFVLGNLVSLVGYRMMFLLMVPVILLALVLYMFIVRKKQNTDGIVTEQRGHSLN, from the coding sequence ATGAGGCATGAGGGCAAAGAACAGCTGTGGACTAAGAATTTTATTATGATGTCGGTTGTTAATTTTTTTATTACACTTATTTTCTTCCTATTAATTATTACAATTGCTAGTTTTGCAGTGGAGAAATATGATGCATCAACTAGTGCTGCAGGATTCGTTTCAAGTATTTTTGTTATAGGTGCTTTATTTGGTAGGCTTTTTGCAGGGAGAGTGATCACTTCATTTGGCAGTAAGAAGACGTTATTTTATGGATTATTCTTCTTTATCGCGTTGACATTGTGTTATTTTATTGCAATGAATATGTCACTGTTAATAATTATTCGACTGTTACATGGGCTTTCTTTAGGAGTCGTGACTACCGCAACAGGAACAATTATTGCACAGATGATTCCTAATAGTCGAAAAGGGGAAGGAATCGGCTACTACAGTATGAGTGGTGTATTAGCATCTTCTATTGGACCTTTTATAGGGTTGTTGCTCATTCCAACAGTATATAGTTTTCAAGCTATTTTTACGTTGAATGCGATTCTGAGTATTTGTTGCTTATTGATGTATTTCTTCATTAATTTAGATGATTATGAACCGGCGGCAAAGAAGTTAGTTGAGGAACCGTCTAAAAGGTTTAATTGGAGAAATTATATTGAACCAAAGGCTGTTCCAGTATCGTTGGTTGCGTTAATTATTGGATTTTCTTATTCAGGTGTTATGTCATTTTTAGCATTTTATATAGAGGAGATTAATTTAGTCAAAGCAGGAAGCTTATTCTTTTTTATCTATTCAATTGTTGTGTTATTATCTAGACCGTTTACTGGTCCATTAATGGATCGCCGAGGTGCAACTATTGTGATCGTGCCATGTTTAATTATTTTTGCACTAGGAATGGTTCTTTTCAGTCAAGCATCTTCAGGGGTTTTATTATTAACTTCTGCTATTTTAATAGGATTTGGATATGGGAATTTCAACTCAGTTGCACAAGCTCTCGCGTTAAAGGTAACCGAAAAACATAGATTGGGCTTAGCGACAGCTACTTACTATATTTTATTTGATATTGGATTGGGTATTGGACCTTTTGTTTTAGGTAATTTAGTCTCCCTCGTAGGATATCGAATGATGTTTTTATTAATGGTACCGGTCATTCTTCTTGCGCTTGTTCTTTATATGTTTATAGTTAGGAAAAAACAGAATACGGATGGTATCGTTACTGAACAGCGTGGTCACTCCTTAAATTAG